One part of the Ailuropoda melanoleuca isolate Jingjing chromosome 6, ASM200744v2, whole genome shotgun sequence genome encodes these proteins:
- the RHOU gene encoding rho-related GTP-binding protein RhoU, with amino-acid sequence MLPSATPLLQAPRPGTGVPGPSPERCFRPSYRPAAGSRARSRRPHSPPARRSTASGPGAEARRAGGGRCGLGAGTQRPGRTRLFPLPAHSPRVESPGSREEIERSGSTALGSQSSGRAKQSQVAQPEPGAGSRDLPRPPLSGSVRPGSAALGGRALVVSYTTNGYPTEYIPTAFDNFSAVVSVDGRPVRLQLCDTAGQDEFDKLRPLCYTNTDIFLLCFSVVSPSSFQNVCEKWVPEIRCHCPKAPIILVGTQSDLREDVKVLIELDKCKEKPVPEEAAKLCAEEIKAASYIECSALTQKNLKEVFDAAIVAGIQYSDTQQQPKKSKSRTPDKMKNLSKSWWRKYCCLV; translated from the exons ATGCTGCCCTCGGCCACCCCGCTCCTCCAGGCGCCGCGCCCCGGAACGGGTGTTCCGGGTCCATCCCCAGAGCGGTGTTTCCGCCCCTCCTACCGCCCCGCAGCGGGTAGTCGGGCCCGGAGCCGGCGTCCGCACTCCCCTCCTGCCCGGCGTAGCACCGCCTCTGGCCCGGGTGCAGAGGCCCGGCGCGCAGGCGGGGGGCGCTGTGGCCTCGGCGCGGGCACACAGCGGCCGGGCCGGACCCGCCTCTTTCCCCTCCCCGCCCACTCCCCACGCGTCGAGTCGCCGGGAAGCCGGGAGGAGATAGAGCGCTCGGGCTCCACGGCGCTCGGCTCGCAGTCTTCTGGCCGCGCGAAGCAGAGCCAGGTGGCGCAGCCCGAGCCCGGAGCCGGGAGCCGGGACCTTCCCCGGCCGCCTTTGTCTGGGAGCGTGCGGCCTGGAAGCGCTGCTCTCGGGGGCCGGGC CTTGGTGGTGAGCTACACCACCAACGGCTACCCCACCGAGTACATCCCCACCGCCTTCGACAACTTCTCGG ctGTGGTATCTGTGGACGGGCGGCCTGTGAGACTCCAGCTCTGCGATACTGCCGGACAG GATGAGTTTGACAAACTCAGGCCTCTCTGCTACACCAACACGGACATCTTTCTTCTGTGCTTCAGCGTGGTGAGCCCCTCCTCTTTCCAGAACGTCTGCGAGAAGTGGGTGCCAGAGATTCGATGCCACTGTCCCAAAGCCCCCATCATCCTCGTCGGAACTCAGTCGGATCTGAGAGAAGACGTCAAGGTCCTTATTGAGCTGGACAAATGCAAAGAGAAGCCTGTGCCTGAGGAGGCCGCCAAGCTGTGCGCCGAGGAAATCAAAGCCGCCTCCTACATCGAGTGTTCAGCCTTGACTCAGAAAAACCTCAAAGAGGTCTTCGACGCGGCCATCGTCGCGGGCATCCAGTACTCGGACACTCAGCAGCAGCCAAAGAAGTCCAAAAGCAGGACTccagacaaaatgaaaaacctcTCCAAGTCCTGGTGGAGGAAGTACTGCTGCTTGGTATGA